One Tamlana carrageenivorans genomic region harbors:
- a CDS encoding bifunctional aconitate hydratase 2/2-methylisocitrate dehydratase, whose amino-acid sequence MNTYTDYLKEIEERKEQGLHPKPIDGAELLSEIIEQIKDVDNKHREESLNFFIYNVLPGTTSAASVKAKFLKEIILGESVVKEITPAFALEQLLHMKGGPSIEVLLDLALSDDEAIAKEAAEVLKTQVFLYEADTTRLEAAYKAGNSIAKELIESYAKAEFFTKLPEVEEKIEVVTFIAGVGDISTDLLSPGGDAHSRSDRELHGQCIFEHNKAQQEELKALQAQHPDKRVMLIAEKGTMGVGSSRMSGVNNVALWTGVKASPYVPFINIAPIIAGTNGISPIFLTTVGVTGGIGIDLKNWVKKTDAEGNVIKDENGDPVLEEKYSVATGTVLTVNTKEKKLYHGDQELIDISASLTPQKVEFIKAGGSYAVVFGKKLQTFASKVLGTDVIPVYAPSKEISIEGQGLTAVEKIFNKNAVGSTPGKVLHAGSDVRVEVNIVGSQDTTGLMTSQELEMMAATIISPIVDGAYQSGCHTASVWDNKSKANIPRLMKFMNDFGLITARDPENKYKPMTDVIHKVLNDITVDDWAIIIGGDSHTRMSKGVAFGADSGTVALALATGEASMPIPQSVKVTFKGEMKPYMDFRDVVHATQQQMLAQFGGDNVFQGRIIEVHLGTLTADQAFTFTDWTAEMKAKASICISEDETLIESLEIAKSRIQIMIDKGMDNKLNVLKGLIAIADKRIAEIKSGEKPALAPDANAKYFAEVEIDLEKIQEPMIADPDVNNEDVSKRYTHDTIRPLSYYGGTKQVDLGFVGSCMVHKGDMQILAQMLKNIEALQGKVEFKAPLVVAPPTYNIVDELKAEGDWEVLQKYSGFEFDDNAPKAEARTKYENMLYLERPGCNLCMGNQEKAEPGDTVMATSTRLFQGRVVKDSGEKKGESLLSSTPVVVLSTILGRTPNLEEYQAAVKGINLTKFKPSSKLLAV is encoded by the coding sequence ATGAATACTTATACAGATTATCTCAAAGAGATTGAAGAAAGAAAAGAACAAGGTCTTCACCCTAAGCCAATAGATGGTGCAGAATTATTAAGCGAAATTATTGAACAAATTAAAGATGTCGATAATAAGCATAGAGAGGAATCTCTAAACTTTTTTATCTATAATGTACTACCAGGAACCACTAGTGCTGCTAGTGTAAAAGCTAAGTTTTTAAAAGAAATCATTCTTGGAGAGTCTGTTGTTAAAGAAATCACTCCTGCTTTTGCTTTAGAGCAATTATTGCATATGAAAGGTGGGCCATCAATTGAAGTGCTTTTAGATTTGGCACTTAGTGATGATGAAGCTATTGCTAAAGAAGCTGCGGAAGTTTTAAAAACTCAAGTTTTCCTTTATGAAGCTGATACGACTCGTTTAGAAGCTGCTTATAAAGCAGGAAATAGCATTGCTAAAGAACTTATTGAAAGTTATGCTAAAGCAGAATTTTTTACAAAGCTTCCTGAAGTTGAAGAAAAAATTGAAGTAGTTACTTTTATTGCCGGTGTAGGTGATATTTCTACCGATTTATTATCTCCTGGAGGTGATGCGCACTCAAGATCAGATCGTGAATTACATGGTCAATGTATTTTTGAACATAATAAAGCACAGCAAGAAGAGCTTAAAGCCTTACAAGCACAACATCCAGATAAACGTGTGATGTTAATTGCCGAAAAAGGAACCATGGGTGTAGGTTCATCGAGAATGTCTGGTGTAAATAATGTGGCTTTATGGACAGGTGTTAAGGCTAGTCCATATGTACCATTTATAAATATAGCTCCAATTATTGCTGGAACCAATGGTATTTCTCCAATTTTCTTAACCACTGTTGGAGTAACAGGAGGTATTGGAATCGATTTAAAAAACTGGGTTAAAAAGACCGATGCTGAAGGGAATGTTATCAAGGATGAAAATGGCGATCCTGTTTTAGAAGAAAAATACTCTGTAGCTACAGGTACAGTACTTACTGTTAATACTAAAGAGAAAAAATTATACCACGGAGACCAAGAATTAATTGATATTTCAGCGTCATTAACACCTCAAAAAGTAGAGTTTATTAAAGCTGGAGGATCTTATGCTGTTGTTTTTGGTAAAAAACTTCAAACGTTTGCATCTAAAGTTTTAGGTACAGACGTTATTCCGGTTTACGCACCATCAAAAGAGATTTCTATTGAGGGTCAAGGACTTACGGCTGTTGAAAAAATATTTAATAAAAATGCTGTTGGATCAACGCCAGGTAAAGTATTACACGCTGGTTCTGATGTTCGTGTTGAAGTTAATATTGTAGGGTCTCAAGATACTACAGGGTTAATGACATCGCAAGAATTAGAGATGATGGCAGCGACTATTATTTCGCCTATTGTAGACGGGGCATACCAATCGGGTTGTCATACCGCATCGGTTTGGGATAATAAATCGAAAGCGAACATTCCAAGGTTGATGAAATTCATGAACGATTTTGGATTGATTACAGCACGTGACCCTGAAAACAAGTACAAGCCAATGACCGATGTAATTCATAAGGTACTTAATGATATTACTGTTGATGACTGGGCTATTATTATTGGTGGAGATTCTCACACGAGAATGTCTAAAGGTGTGGCTTTTGGAGCAGATTCAGGAACCGTAGCTTTAGCGCTTGCAACAGGCGAAGCTTCTATGCCAATTCCACAATCGGTAAAAGTAACTTTTAAAGGTGAAATGAAACCGTACATGGATTTCCGTGATGTAGTGCATGCAACACAACAACAAATGTTAGCGCAGTTTGGTGGTGATAACGTATTCCAAGGACGTATTATTGAAGTACACCTAGGAACCCTTACTGCCGATCAAGCCTTTACATTTACAGATTGGACTGCAGAAATGAAAGCAAAAGCATCGATCTGTATCTCTGAAGATGAAACCTTAATTGAATCATTAGAAATTGCTAAGAGCAGAATCCAAATCATGATCGATAAAGGAATGGATAATAAATTAAACGTTCTTAAAGGATTAATTGCAATTGCTGATAAACGTATTGCCGAAATTAAATCTGGCGAAAAACCAGCTTTAGCTCCTGATGCTAATGCTAAATATTTTGCTGAAGTGGAAATTGATCTTGAAAAAATTCAAGAGCCAATGATTGCCGATCCAGATGTAAATAATGAGGATGTTTCTAAACGTTATACACACGATACCATCAGACCATTATCTTATTACGGCGGAACGAAGCAAGTAGATTTAGGTTTCGTTGGATCTTGTATGGTTCATAAAGGGGACATGCAAATTTTGGCTCAAATGTTAAAAAACATTGAAGCCTTACAAGGTAAAGTTGAATTTAAGGCACCATTGGTTGTTGCGCCTCCAACGTATAATATTGTAGATGAATTGAAAGCAGAAGGTGATTGGGAAGTGTTACAGAAATACTCAGGGTTTGAGTTTGATGACAATGCCCCTAAAGCTGAAGCGCGTACTAAATATGAAAATATGCTCTATTTAGAGCGCCCTGGTTGTAACCTTTGTATGGGTAACCAAGAAAAAGCTGAACCAGGTGATACGGTTATGGCCACTTCTACGCGTCTATTCCAAGGTAGAGTTGTAAAAGATTCTGGCGAGAAAAAAGGAGAGTCTTTATTATCTTCAACGCCGGTAGTAGTATTATCTACTATTTTAGGAAGAACACCTAATTTAGAAGAATATCAAGCTGCAGTAAAAGGTATTAACTTAACAAAGTTTAAACCATCAAGTAAATTGTTAGCAGTCTAA
- a CDS encoding AAA family ATPase, whose product MSDVLALESFVKQFKDLKTEIAKVIIGQDEVVTQILISIFSGGHALLIGVPGLAKTLMVNTIAQTLGLDFKRIQFTPDLMPSDILGSEVLDEDRRFKFIKGPIFSNIILADEINRTPPKTQAALLEAMQERAVTVAGHHYKLSLPYFVLATQNPIEQEGTYPLPEAQLDRFMFAIHLDYPTFDEEVEVIKSTTTDSTVKLNTLFTSEEIIGFQHLIRRIPVADNVIEYAVALVGKTRPNSDAAPELVKKYIDWGAGPRASQNLVLAAKTHAAINGKFSPDIEDVQAVAFGVLRHRVIKNYKAEAEGVSEEHIIKSLF is encoded by the coding sequence ATGTCAGACGTATTAGCACTAGAATCATTCGTTAAACAATTCAAAGATTTAAAAACTGAAATAGCTAAAGTTATTATTGGTCAGGATGAAGTTGTTACCCAAATTTTAATTTCTATATTTTCTGGTGGCCACGCTTTACTAATTGGAGTACCTGGATTAGCAAAAACCTTGATGGTAAATACCATTGCACAGACGCTAGGCTTGGATTTTAAACGCATTCAGTTTACGCCAGATTTAATGCCTAGTGATATACTTGGGAGTGAAGTGTTAGATGAAGATCGTCGCTTTAAATTTATAAAAGGTCCTATTTTTTCTAACATCATTTTAGCCGATGAGATTAATAGAACACCTCCTAAAACGCAGGCAGCATTATTAGAAGCCATGCAAGAACGCGCTGTAACTGTAGCGGGACATCATTATAAACTTAGTTTACCTTATTTTGTTTTAGCGACCCAGAATCCTATCGAACAGGAAGGCACTTACCCGTTACCTGAAGCGCAGTTGGATCGGTTCATGTTTGCGATTCATTTAGATTACCCTACTTTCGATGAAGAAGTTGAAGTCATTAAATCAACCACCACCGATAGCACGGTTAAATTGAATACCTTATTTACTTCAGAAGAAATTATCGGATTTCAACACCTTATTAGAAGAATACCAGTGGCCGATAATGTCATAGAATATGCCGTAGCTTTAGTGGGTAAAACCAGACCAAATTCTGATGCTGCTCCAGAATTAGTGAAAAAATATATCGATTGGGGAGCAGGGCCTCGTGCTTCTCAAAATTTGGTTTTAGCAGCCAAAACCCACGCCGCTATTAATGGTAAATTTTCCCCAGATATCGAAGATGTTCAAGCTGTTGCCTTTGGTGTTCTAAGACATCGAGTTATTAAAAACTACAAGGCAGAAGCCGAAGGAGTTTCCGAAGAACACATTATCAAAAGCTTATTTTAA
- a CDS encoding peptidylprolyl isomerase: MPLKINNLKFINNLKHIWIFSMTFLFVGVMAGQEIIEDKVPEQAVTKIDSIKTKNAKKVDGVAAVVGDYIVLDSDIKKEREQVKAAGGSLEGVDDCELFGLMLERKLYAHHAIQDSLPVSDAEIRKNVDYQIEQFLQQTNGSMERLLEFYNKEDEKSFRDDMFEINKANELANKMQAHIVENVEITPEEVRTFFNSLPEDERPTFGAELKVAQIVAEPQVSEEEKQKIIDRLKGFKKDIIENGASFRSKAVLYSDDPGSASKGGKYTLNKKKPKMVKEFRQVAFSLEEGQISEPFATDYGYHIIMLEKIRGQEYDVAHILLIPKVSQKAIDEAKERLEKVRKRIIDGDISFAEAAKEVSDEKETKNDGGQLINPTTQDYNFELTRMDPELYSQIQNLKDDEVSLVLKEEDRTGKVKFKILKVTDRIDEHKADYGRDYLKIKELALDQKKIKAIEEWQEEHILDTYIKISGEYRNCDFTGNWLKK, from the coding sequence ATGCCATTAAAAATAAACAATTTGAAATTTATAAATAATTTGAAGCATATATGGATTTTTAGCATGACTTTCCTTTTTGTAGGAGTTATGGCTGGCCAAGAAATAATTGAAGATAAAGTGCCAGAACAAGCTGTTACAAAGATAGATTCTATTAAAACTAAAAATGCAAAAAAGGTTGATGGTGTTGCAGCAGTGGTTGGCGATTATATCGTTTTAGATTCTGATATTAAAAAGGAAAGAGAGCAAGTTAAAGCTGCAGGAGGTTCGTTAGAAGGGGTAGATGATTGCGAATTATTTGGTTTAATGCTAGAGCGTAAGTTGTATGCACATCATGCCATTCAAGACAGTCTTCCTGTTTCTGATGCCGAAATTAGAAAAAATGTAGACTACCAGATCGAGCAGTTTTTACAGCAAACTAACGGATCTATGGAAAGACTTTTAGAATTCTATAATAAAGAGGATGAAAAAAGTTTTAGAGACGATATGTTTGAAATTAATAAGGCCAATGAGTTGGCAAATAAAATGCAAGCACATATTGTTGAAAATGTTGAAATAACCCCTGAAGAGGTTAGGACCTTTTTTAACAGCCTTCCAGAAGACGAACGTCCAACTTTTGGAGCCGAATTGAAAGTAGCCCAAATCGTTGCCGAGCCTCAAGTTTCGGAAGAAGAAAAACAAAAAATTATTGATCGTTTAAAAGGTTTTAAAAAGGATATTATTGAGAATGGTGCGAGTTTCCGATCGAAAGCCGTGTTGTATTCCGACGACCCTGGATCGGCAAGTAAAGGTGGTAAATATACACTGAACAAGAAAAAGCCTAAAATGGTGAAAGAGTTTAGACAAGTTGCTTTTTCTTTAGAGGAAGGTCAGATTTCAGAGCCCTTTGCAACCGATTATGGTTACCATATCATCATGCTTGAAAAAATTAGAGGTCAGGAATATGATGTCGCACACATTCTTTTAATCCCTAAGGTTTCTCAAAAAGCGATTGATGAAGCGAAAGAACGTTTAGAGAAAGTTAGAAAACGTATTATCGATGGAGATATTTCTTTTGCTGAAGCAGCAAAAGAAGTGAGCGATGAAAAGGAAACTAAGAATGATGGCGGACAGTTAATAAACCCAACAACACAAGATTATAATTTTGAACTAACCAGAATGGATCCCGAGTTGTATTCTCAAATTCAAAACTTAAAGGACGACGAAGTAAGTTTGGTTTTAAAAGAAGAGGATAGAACTGGAAAAGTAAAGTTTAAAATTTTGAAAGTAACCGATAGAATCGACGAACATAAAGCTGATTACGGTAGGGATTATTTAAAAATTAAAGAGTTAGCGCTAGATCAAAAGAAGATTAAAGCAATTGAAGAGTGGCAAGAAGAACATATTTTAGATACCTATATAAAAATTAGCGGAGAGTACAGGAATTGCGATTTTACTGGAAATTGGTTAAAAAAATAA
- a CDS encoding peptidyl-prolyl cis-trans isomerase, producing the protein MLGFLVVSCGYFNKSEEIDAVARVNTSYLYQDDIKGLVPAGASKADSILIIHNFINRWATQKLLVDGAMVNLSQEKQDAFNKLVEQYKNDLYTKAYVEALVKRSIDTLVTMDEADTYYEENKEVFKLNEELIKFRYIHVDEHLINYKEINERFQRYSQKDKKMLDSISIQFKSYSLNDSIWIKLSQVINKIPAVNTENKNELLKKSNFIQLKDSLGVYLMQINDVLLRNDTAPLEYVKPTIDQIVINKRKLELIKELEKDITKDAIKNKQFEIYK; encoded by the coding sequence TTGTTGGGGTTTTTAGTAGTTTCTTGTGGTTATTTTAACAAATCGGAAGAAATAGACGCCGTAGCTCGTGTTAATACCAGTTATTTATATCAGGATGATATTAAAGGCTTGGTTCCTGCTGGCGCTTCTAAAGCTGATAGCATCTTAATTATTCATAATTTCATTAACCGTTGGGCAACGCAAAAATTGCTCGTTGATGGTGCTATGGTAAATTTAAGTCAGGAAAAACAGGATGCTTTCAATAAACTTGTCGAGCAATATAAAAACGATTTGTACACCAAAGCTTATGTTGAAGCCTTAGTAAAACGCAGTATTGATACCCTTGTTACTATGGACGAGGCCGATACTTACTATGAAGAAAATAAAGAGGTTTTCAAATTAAATGAAGAACTTATAAAATTTCGATACATCCATGTTGATGAACACCTTATTAATTATAAAGAAATAAATGAGCGGTTCCAGAGATACTCCCAAAAGGATAAAAAAATGTTGGATTCCATCTCTATTCAATTTAAATCTTATTCCTTAAACGATTCGATTTGGATAAAGTTAAGTCAGGTGATTAACAAAATTCCAGCGGTAAATACTGAAAATAAAAACGAATTGTTAAAAAAATCTAATTTTATACAGCTCAAAGATTCATTAGGAGTATATTTGATGCAAATTAATGATGTTTTATTGCGTAATGATACGGCGCCATTAGAGTATGTTAAGCCCACTATTGATCAAATCGTGATTAATAAGCGAAAGCTGGAATTAATTAAAGAGTTAGAAAAAGATATCACAAAAGATGCCATTAAAAATAAACAATTTGAAATTTATAAATAA
- a CDS encoding peptidylprolyl isomerase, with protein MKLKYFFLFFSSIIACNTWAQSAEEDVLFTVGDDPVYASEFIRVYQKNLDLVQDESQKDVDEYLKLFTNYKLKIKEARSQGFHENPGYKKELESYKKQLAKNYISDPKVTDELVEEAYQRITHDVNANHILVKISEDASPADTLAAYNKIVKLRARTEKEGFEKVRKEVHNGKTIYGEALGYFSGFKMVYAFENVAYNTPVGATSQPFRTQFGYHILHVIDKRKSEGEREVGHIMIATGPEANDSIVHKAEIKINEVYAKINQGGSFEALAKQFSEDTSSAEKGGKLRPFSRGQISVEAFENVAFSLENEGAISEPFQTKFGWHIVKLYRIIPVSDFETMKTELAEKVKRDSRSKIIDQALIDTLKKKYEIDDEQVSLSYFESILNDNYFKNTWVLPSDFSSEKVLLNIKEEQISYQNFGDYLLKTQRQTRRKKPLKDLVKEKYQAFLKDQLMAYQESHLETENEEYASVVHEYRDGLLLFELMENTIWNTAQTDSLGVKKYFETHQSDYMFPERIDAVIASSSKKKDLKTVSKLLEQQENVETIKSAVNKNGDVNVIFTSGVVEANHQGLPKDFEFKKGVSKIFKHNDAFVVVQVKDVFPKKQKTFEEAKGLVVNDYQTLKEEKWIDSLEKKYHVKVNQDVFKKVKNQLK; from the coding sequence ATGAAATTAAAATATTTTTTTTTATTTTTTTCTTCAATTATAGCCTGTAATACTTGGGCTCAATCTGCTGAAGAAGACGTTTTATTTACCGTAGGAGATGATCCTGTTTATGCTTCCGAGTTTATTAGAGTTTACCAAAAAAACTTAGATCTGGTTCAAGATGAATCACAAAAAGATGTTGATGAATACCTGAAGCTTTTCACAAATTATAAGTTGAAAATTAAAGAGGCTAGAAGTCAGGGGTTTCATGAAAATCCAGGTTATAAAAAGGAGCTCGAAAGCTATAAAAAACAACTTGCTAAAAATTATATTTCAGATCCTAAAGTTACAGATGAATTGGTTGAAGAGGCCTATCAGCGTATTACTCACGATGTAAATGCGAATCATATTCTGGTGAAAATATCTGAAGACGCAAGTCCTGCAGATACATTGGCAGCATACAATAAAATAGTAAAATTAAGAGCACGAACTGAAAAAGAAGGCTTTGAAAAAGTTAGAAAAGAAGTGCATAATGGCAAAACCATCTACGGAGAAGCTTTAGGTTATTTTTCTGGTTTTAAAATGGTTTATGCTTTTGAAAACGTGGCGTATAATACGCCTGTGGGAGCTACTTCTCAGCCTTTTAGAACCCAATTTGGATATCATATTTTACATGTTATAGACAAAAGAAAATCTGAGGGAGAACGTGAAGTAGGGCATATTATGATTGCAACTGGACCTGAAGCAAACGATTCTATAGTTCATAAAGCTGAAATAAAAATTAATGAAGTTTATGCTAAAATTAATCAGGGAGGTTCTTTTGAGGCATTAGCGAAGCAGTTCTCGGAAGATACCAGCTCGGCGGAAAAAGGTGGAAAATTACGCCCTTTTAGTCGCGGACAAATAAGTGTCGAAGCGTTCGAAAATGTCGCTTTTAGCTTAGAGAATGAAGGCGCAATTTCAGAACCCTTTCAAACAAAATTCGGATGGCACATTGTAAAATTGTATCGAATTATCCCTGTATCCGATTTTGAAACAATGAAAACAGAGCTTGCCGAGAAGGTGAAAAGAGATTCCAGATCAAAAATTATTGATCAGGCTTTAATTGACACTTTAAAGAAAAAATATGAAATTGATGACGAGCAAGTATCATTATCCTATTTTGAATCGATTTTAAACGATAATTATTTTAAAAATACATGGGTGCTTCCTAGCGATTTTTCTTCAGAAAAAGTTTTATTAAACATTAAAGAAGAGCAAATCTCTTATCAGAATTTTGGTGATTATCTTTTAAAAACACAACGTCAAACTAGAAGAAAAAAGCCTCTTAAAGACCTTGTAAAGGAAAAATATCAAGCGTTTTTAAAAGACCAATTAATGGCATATCAAGAGTCGCATTTAGAAACCGAAAATGAGGAGTATGCTTCAGTGGTTCATGAGTACAGAGACGGACTATTGCTATTCGAACTTATGGAAAATACGATTTGGAATACGGCTCAAACCGATTCTTTAGGGGTGAAAAAATATTTCGAAACACATCAGTCAGACTATATGTTCCCAGAACGTATCGATGCGGTAATTGCTTCGTCTTCTAAGAAAAAAGACTTAAAAACCGTTTCTAAATTATTAGAACAGCAGGAAAATGTGGAAACTATAAAGTCTGCCGTAAATAAAAACGGCGATGTAAATGTTATCTTTACATCAGGTGTTGTCGAGGCTAATCATCAAGGTTTACCTAAGGATTTCGAGTTTAAAAAAGGTGTTTCAAAAATATTTAAACACAATGATGCCTTTGTAGTGGTTCAGGTTAAAGACGTTTTTCCTAAAAAACAAAAAACATTTGAAGAGGCAAAAGGCTTGGTAGTTAACGATTACCAAACTTTAAAAGAAGAAAAATGGATAGATAGTTTGGAGAAAAAATATCATGTTAAAGTCAATCAGGACGTTTTCAAAAAAGTAAAAAATCAACTTAAATAA
- a CDS encoding DUF3820 family protein, translated as MVPNQQFLIDLAHTKMPFGKYKDRYLIDLPEYYVVWYHSKGFPKGKLGLMLEQVYELKLNGLEDIIRNIKKQFPK; from the coding sequence ATGGTACCCAATCAACAGTTTTTAATCGATTTAGCGCATACCAAAATGCCTTTTGGTAAATATAAAGATCGGTATTTAATCGATTTGCCAGAGTATTATGTAGTTTGGTATCACAGCAAAGGTTTTCCAAAAGGTAAATTGGGTCTTATGCTAGAGCAAGTTTACGAACTCAAATTAAATGGCTTGGAAGATATTATACGTAATATTAAAAAACAATTTCCAAAATAA
- a CDS encoding PBP1 and LysM peptidoglycan-binding domain-containing protein has product MNRILLVLVFVLTFTSVKAQNFSTHNVKEGETVESLAKRYSVSTSGIYKLNPDAKSGLKANTILIIPISKAEKPETTTTVSRVFQGLKPHRVKRKETLYSLAKMYNVEEADIKKYNTFLYSNPLRKGDKIQIPVYKTVKVVEEVKPTKKYIVLPKEGKWRVAYKFGITLKELEALNPDMGEVLKEGQILLVPNLDESEEKVIDEQQYSYYKVLPKEGFYRLKIKLDLEQSELEALNPGLAETGLKSGMILKIPFSEAVAPIVGGSVAEKVNLVDSISNRKTKHIAVMLPFRLNRVDFDSVSHAKNSIKSDPYLNASLEFYSGVLVAVDSLKKLGISLKLDVYDTKNSVSEVTKIVEDHDFKDVDAVIGPLTSMCFDKVAAALNADHIPVVSPIGLNLNLRDNVFQSRPSDELLKQKIVNFVKADTLSYNVLIVSDSNSSAIARDLKNDFPAANHVESRKGKNGKDEFFATREEISRGLKPGKNYVFLETKNDGFASNVTSILASLIRKENTENQHQAVDIILVTTNINMAFESDQINNSHLSKLRFHFATGLLEYNESQYNSFVKTYNRIYNTIPNKRAVKGFDLAMDVVLRLASSNDLYMSTINAPLTEYVENKFAYKKQPLGGYYNDSAYLVMHDNLTIVKVQD; this is encoded by the coding sequence ATGAATAGAATATTATTAGTACTGGTTTTTGTATTGACATTTACAAGTGTTAAGGCTCAAAATTTTAGCACACATAACGTTAAAGAAGGTGAGACTGTTGAAAGTTTAGCCAAGCGTTATTCGGTTTCAACTTCAGGTATTTATAAGTTGAACCCGGATGCTAAAAGCGGTTTAAAAGCGAATACGATATTAATTATTCCTATTTCTAAAGCCGAAAAGCCTGAAACAACAACTACTGTTTCAAGAGTGTTTCAGGGTTTAAAACCTCACCGTGTTAAGCGAAAAGAAACCTTATATAGCTTGGCTAAAATGTATAATGTTGAGGAAGCCGATATCAAAAAATATAATACCTTTTTATACTCAAATCCGTTACGAAAAGGAGATAAGATTCAAATTCCTGTATATAAAACCGTAAAGGTCGTTGAAGAAGTGAAGCCCACTAAAAAATACATCGTATTACCTAAAGAAGGGAAGTGGCGTGTGGCTTATAAGTTTGGTATCACTTTAAAAGAATTGGAAGCGCTTAACCCAGATATGGGGGAGGTGCTAAAGGAAGGCCAAATTCTATTAGTGCCTAACCTTGACGAGTCGGAAGAAAAAGTTATCGATGAACAACAATATAGCTATTATAAAGTTTTACCTAAAGAAGGCTTTTACAGACTTAAAATAAAATTAGATTTAGAACAATCGGAATTAGAAGCGCTCAATCCTGGTTTAGCGGAAACAGGATTGAAATCTGGTATGATTTTAAAAATTCCGTTTTCTGAAGCAGTAGCTCCTATAGTGGGAGGTTCGGTAGCCGAAAAAGTAAATCTTGTGGATAGTATTTCTAATCGTAAAACAAAACACATTGCTGTGATGTTGCCTTTCCGATTAAATCGTGTAGATTTTGATTCTGTCTCACATGCAAAAAACAGCATCAAGAGTGATCCGTATCTAAATGCTTCTTTAGAATTTTATTCAGGGGTATTAGTTGCTGTCGATTCCTTGAAAAAACTTGGGATTTCTTTGAAACTTGATGTTTATGATACCAAGAATAGTGTTAGTGAGGTGACTAAAATTGTGGAAGATCATGATTTTAAAGATGTCGATGCTGTAATAGGGCCTTTAACTTCAATGTGTTTTGATAAAGTAGCTGCGGCTTTAAATGCCGATCATATACCGGTGGTGTCTCCTATAGGTTTAAATTTAAATTTACGTGATAATGTTTTTCAATCTCGTCCTTCAGATGAATTGTTAAAACAAAAAATCGTCAACTTTGTAAAAGCCGATACACTCAGTTATAATGTATTAATTGTATCCGATTCTAATTCTTCAGCTATTGCTAGAGATCTTAAAAATGATTTTCCTGCAGCCAATCATGTCGAGTCGAGAAAAGGTAAAAATGGTAAGGATGAGTTTTTTGCTACCCGAGAAGAAATTAGTAGAGGCCTTAAGCCAGGAAAAAACTATGTGTTTTTGGAAACTAAAAATGATGGATTTGCCTCAAACGTAACGAGTATTTTGGCTTCTTTAATTCGTAAAGAAAATACAGAAAATCAGCATCAAGCGGTTGATATTATCTTAGTTACTACAAACATTAATATGGCTTTTGAAAGCGACCAAATTAATAACAGTCATTTGTCTAAATTACGTTTTCATTTTGCAACGGGATTATTGGAGTATAACGAAAGTCAGTATAATTCTTTTGTAAAAACATATAACCGTATTTATAACACAATTCCTAATAAACGCGCCGTAAAAGGCTTTGATTTAGCTATGGATGTTGTATTGCGTTTGGCTTCTTCCAACGATTTGTACATGTCTACTATTAATGCCCCGCTTACAGAATACGTTGAGAATAAATTTGCATATAAAAAACAGCCTTTAGGTGGCTATTATAATGATTCGGCTTATTTGGTAATGCATGATAATTTAACCATAGTTAAAGTTCAGGACTAA